The proteins below come from a single Gossypium raimondii isolate GPD5lz chromosome 2, ASM2569854v1, whole genome shotgun sequence genomic window:
- the LOC105788890 gene encoding monofunctional riboflavin biosynthesis protein RIBA 3, chloroplastic isoform X1, protein MDCALSPQIFINTRFPRCLAIRQGVEIRLYRKRWLNSSCCAVGVSEIGAGNLFDDGSLKGSENGSLLGALGDSVSPPFGTVDAEITPETVDFFVSDAEGDPDCPSKGFSSIDQALNTIRQGKFVIVVDDENEDFEGTLIMAASHATPEMMAFMVKHGSGIVSVGMKEEDLERLKLPLMSPESEDKDSSAPTFTITVDAKTGTSTGVSALDRAKTVLALSSPESKPDDFRRPGHIFPLKYRNGGVLRRAGHTEASVDLVILTGLRPVSVLSTVVDPEDCSIASLPFIRKLALEHSIPVISITDLIRYRRKRENLVERTAISRLPTKWGLFQAYCYRSKLDGTEHIAIVKGDIGNGQDVLVRVHSECLTGDIFGSARCDCGNQLDLAMQLIEQAGRGVVVYLRGHEGRGIGLGHKLRAYNLQDQGHDTVQANIELGLAVDAREYGIGAQVSLHTSILNMFSASFRYRFNELQILRDVGVQTMRLMTNNPAKFTGLKGYGLAVIGRVPVLTPVTEENKRYLETKRTKMGHIYGSDLQGPLAPFIKPSVNKKESSDGEPNPE, encoded by the exons ATGGATTGTGCTTTATCTCCTCAGATCTTCATAAACACAAG ATTTCCTAGGTGTTTGGCCATCAGACAAGGAGTTGAAATCAGGCTATACAGAAAAAGATGGTTGAATTCTAGTTGCTGTGCTGTGGGGGTGTCTGAGATTGGTGCTGGCAACCTGTTTGATGATGGGTCCTTGAAAGGGTCTGAAAATGGGTCATTGTTGGGTGCACTTGGTGACTCAGTTTCACCACCATTTGGAACAGTGGATGCTGAAATTACCCCAGAAACCGTTGATTTCTTTGTTAGTGATGCAGAAGGTGATCCTGACTGCCCTTCTAAAGGATTCTCTTCCATTGACCAAGCATTGAATACAATACGCCAAGGAAAG tttgtGATTGTTGTAGATGATGAAAATGAGGATTTTGAAGGAACCCTTATCATGGCAGCTTCTCATGCAACTCCTGAGATGATGGCTTTCATGGTAAAGCATGGCTCAGGCATTGTTTCCGTAGGTATGAAAGAGGAGGACCTTGAAAGGCTTAAGCTTCCATTAATGTCACCAGAAAGTGAAGACAAAGATTCTTCTGCCCCAACTTTCACAATCACAGTG GATGCAAAAACCGGTACATCAACCGGAGTTTCGGCATTGGATAGGGCAAAGACTGTTCTTGCACTGTCTTCCCCGGAGTCGAAGCCTGATGACTTTAGAAGACCAGGTCATATATTTCCTCTCAAGTATAGGAATGGTGGGGTTTTAAGAAGAGCTGGTCATACTGAGGCTTCGGTCGATTTGGTCATCCTCACCGGTTTAAGGCCTGTTTCAGTTCTTTCAACTGTTGTGGATCCAGAGGACTGTTCTATAGCATCTTTGCCATTTATAAGAAAGTTGGCTTTGGAGCATAGCATACCAGTTATTTCCATAACTGATCTCATTAG GTACCGGAGAAAGCGGGAAAATCTCGTTGAAAGAACAGCTATTTCACGTCTGCCAACGAAATGGGGTCTATTTCAAGCATACTGCTACCGTTCGAAGCTAGATGGAACAGAACATATAGCAATTGTTAAG GGTGACATAGGGAATGGACAAGATGTTCTTGTAAGAGTTCACTCAGAATGTTTAACCGGAGATATATTTGGATCGGCAAGATGCGACTGTGGCAACCAATTGGATTTGGCAATGCAGTTAATCGAGCAAGCCGGTCGAGGAGTTGTGGTTTACCTTCGAGGTCATGAAGGGCGAGGGATCGGACTCGGTCACAAGCTGAGAGCCTATAATTTGCAAGATCAGGGCCATGACACAGTTCAAGCCAACATTGAACTTGGTTTAGCTGTTGATGCTCGTGAATATGGTATTGGTGCCCAGGTTAGTCTCCATACatcaattttaaacatgttttctGCATCATTTCGTTATCGTTTCAATGAACTGCAGATTTTGAGAGACGTAGGGGTTCAAACCATGAGGTTGATGACTAATAACCCAGCCAAGTTCACAGGCCTGAAGGGTTATGGGTTGGCTGTGATTGGAAGAGTGCCTGTTTTGACACCCGTTACAGAGGAAAATAAGAGGTACTTGGAAACAAAACGTACCAAGATGGGTCATATTTATGGCTCTGATCTCCAAGGACCATTGGCTCCTTTTATTAAACCATCTGTAAACAAGAAAGAATCATCTGATGGGGAGCCAAACCCtgaataa
- the LOC105788890 gene encoding monofunctional riboflavin biosynthesis protein RIBA 3, chloroplastic isoform X2 gives MDCALSPQIFINTRFPRCLAIRQGVEIRLYRKRWLNSSCCAVGVSEIGAGNLFDDGSLKGSENGSLLGALGDSVSPPFGTVDAEITPETVDFFVSDAEGDPDCPSKGFSSIDQALNTIRQGKFVIVVDDENEDFEGTLIMAASHATPEMMAFMVKHGSGIVSVGMKEEDLERLKLPLMSPESEDKDSSAPTFTITVDAKTGTSTGVSALDRAKTVLALSSPESKPDDFRRPGHIFPLKYRNGGVLRRAGHTEASVDLVILTGLRPVSVLSTVVDPEDCSIASLPFIRKLALEHSIPVISITDLIRYRRKRENLVERTAISRLPTKWGLFQAYCYRSKLDGTEHIAIVKGDIGNGQDVLVRVHSECLTGDIFGSARCDCGNQLDLAMQLIEQAGRGVVVYLRGHEGRGIGLGHKLRAYNLQDQGHDTVQANIELGLAVDAREYGIGAQILRDVGVQTMRLMTNNPAKFTGLKGYGLAVIGRVPVLTPVTEENKRYLETKRTKMGHIYGSDLQGPLAPFIKPSVNKKESSDGEPNPE, from the exons ATGGATTGTGCTTTATCTCCTCAGATCTTCATAAACACAAG ATTTCCTAGGTGTTTGGCCATCAGACAAGGAGTTGAAATCAGGCTATACAGAAAAAGATGGTTGAATTCTAGTTGCTGTGCTGTGGGGGTGTCTGAGATTGGTGCTGGCAACCTGTTTGATGATGGGTCCTTGAAAGGGTCTGAAAATGGGTCATTGTTGGGTGCACTTGGTGACTCAGTTTCACCACCATTTGGAACAGTGGATGCTGAAATTACCCCAGAAACCGTTGATTTCTTTGTTAGTGATGCAGAAGGTGATCCTGACTGCCCTTCTAAAGGATTCTCTTCCATTGACCAAGCATTGAATACAATACGCCAAGGAAAG tttgtGATTGTTGTAGATGATGAAAATGAGGATTTTGAAGGAACCCTTATCATGGCAGCTTCTCATGCAACTCCTGAGATGATGGCTTTCATGGTAAAGCATGGCTCAGGCATTGTTTCCGTAGGTATGAAAGAGGAGGACCTTGAAAGGCTTAAGCTTCCATTAATGTCACCAGAAAGTGAAGACAAAGATTCTTCTGCCCCAACTTTCACAATCACAGTG GATGCAAAAACCGGTACATCAACCGGAGTTTCGGCATTGGATAGGGCAAAGACTGTTCTTGCACTGTCTTCCCCGGAGTCGAAGCCTGATGACTTTAGAAGACCAGGTCATATATTTCCTCTCAAGTATAGGAATGGTGGGGTTTTAAGAAGAGCTGGTCATACTGAGGCTTCGGTCGATTTGGTCATCCTCACCGGTTTAAGGCCTGTTTCAGTTCTTTCAACTGTTGTGGATCCAGAGGACTGTTCTATAGCATCTTTGCCATTTATAAGAAAGTTGGCTTTGGAGCATAGCATACCAGTTATTTCCATAACTGATCTCATTAG GTACCGGAGAAAGCGGGAAAATCTCGTTGAAAGAACAGCTATTTCACGTCTGCCAACGAAATGGGGTCTATTTCAAGCATACTGCTACCGTTCGAAGCTAGATGGAACAGAACATATAGCAATTGTTAAG GGTGACATAGGGAATGGACAAGATGTTCTTGTAAGAGTTCACTCAGAATGTTTAACCGGAGATATATTTGGATCGGCAAGATGCGACTGTGGCAACCAATTGGATTTGGCAATGCAGTTAATCGAGCAAGCCGGTCGAGGAGTTGTGGTTTACCTTCGAGGTCATGAAGGGCGAGGGATCGGACTCGGTCACAAGCTGAGAGCCTATAATTTGCAAGATCAGGGCCATGACACAGTTCAAGCCAACATTGAACTTGGTTTAGCTGTTGATGCTCGTGAATATGGTATTGGTGCCCAG ATTTTGAGAGACGTAGGGGTTCAAACCATGAGGTTGATGACTAATAACCCAGCCAAGTTCACAGGCCTGAAGGGTTATGGGTTGGCTGTGATTGGAAGAGTGCCTGTTTTGACACCCGTTACAGAGGAAAATAAGAGGTACTTGGAAACAAAACGTACCAAGATGGGTCATATTTATGGCTCTGATCTCCAAGGACCATTGGCTCCTTTTATTAAACCATCTGTAAACAAGAAAGAATCATCTGATGGGGAGCCAAACCCtgaataa